In a genomic window of Penaeus vannamei isolate JL-2024 chromosome 10, ASM4276789v1, whole genome shotgun sequence:
- the LOC113818449 gene encoding uncharacterized protein, translated as MRYTLFITVICLISCILSDPEPDDLSIQVIQKVETGGGCCGGQRKDECSAGPRGLRLWATPPGTQEDARAACHDKGYSFLTIEDPFLFDDVIRTLRDEMPGLHDYWVDGSDDNGDMAWRFSDGSDMPLGSPFWDLEYHRPSGGMDAKCVALQGSRDYYWRDFPCDYLKPGLCVCGEVPRPYTPLPIICLGNRTFIFDRCVLILPYLVDDFQEARDGCAAEGGDLLRLNNPGIMRAFYFFVEADAGNWSEIIFVDGQLNEDGEFLFNDNSKVPMGSPYWQVGHPTGEADHLHYSTFTYLVNDVPCDVTPPPPPTTPAPTTLAPVVPGPHDHRPTGPFHVACEVPSA; from the exons ATGAGGTACACGCTCTTTATAACAGTGATATGCTTG ATAAGCTGCATCTTATCCGACCCTGAACCTGATGATTTAAGCATCCAAGTGATTCAA AAAGTGGAGACGGGCGGAGGGTGCTGCGGTGGGCAGCGCAAGGACGAGTGCTCCGCCGGCCCGAGGGGACTACGCCTATGGGCTACTCCTCCTGGCACTCAGGAGGATGCGAGGGCTGCCTGCCACGACAAGGGTTACTCCTTCCTGACCATCGAGGATCCCTTCCTCTTCGATGACGTCATTCGCACTCTGAGGGACGAGATGC CCGGACTCCACGACTACTGGGTGGACGGCTCTGATGACAATGGCGACATGGCCTGGAGGTTCTCCGACGGCTCGGACATGCCTCTCGGGTCGCCCTTCTGGGACCTGGAGTACCACCGGCCCTCCGGCGGAATGGATGCCAAATGCGTGGCACTCCAGGGCAGTCGAGATTACTACTGGCGAGACTTCCCTTGCGACTATCTCAAGcccggcctgtgtgtgtgtggcgaag TGCCCAGACCTTATACACCGTTACCAATCATCTGTCTAGGGAACAGAACCTTTATTTTCGATCGCTGTGTGCTGATCCTTCCGTACCTCGTTGACGACTTCCAGGAGGCGCGGGACGGCTGCGCTGCCGAAGGAGGCGATCTGCTCAGACTCAACAACCCGGGCATCATGAGGGCGTTCTACTTCTTTGTCGAGGCTGATGCAG GAAACTGGAGCGAAATCATCTTCGTCGATGGCCAGCTGAACGAAGATGGAGAATTCCTCTTTAATGACAACTCTAAAGTGCCGATGG GTTCTCCGTACTGGCAGGTCGGACACCCTACCGGGGAGGCCGACCACCTGCACTACTCTACTTTTACCTACTTAGTGAACGACGTGCCATGTGatgttactcctcctcctcctcctacaacgCCCGCACCTACTACCTTAGCCCCGGTGGTGCCAGGGCCCCACGACCACAGGCCGACGGGACCCTTCCACGTGGCTTGCGAGGTGCCATCTGCCTGA